In Mixophyes fleayi isolate aMixFle1 chromosome 11, aMixFle1.hap1, whole genome shotgun sequence, one DNA window encodes the following:
- the LOC142107655 gene encoding phospholipase A2 inhibitor NAI-like, translated as MRSLLGYLCVLSALTATGFSLQCKVCAGNNFGSCTGTTMTCPADNVCGGSRALTTANGITLTDIFTISCVPKNTCNTPGSISTPNINIKMGTSCCETDNCTPPSPTLPGNTFQPNGVTCRTCTSANSDWCYTEDTIQCIGNENMCLLQTNNIYGSSKLSTALRGCATKSICDFGTKSSTSGGVNTKVSFSCTSGSFALRSSQFVSSVIAIAVAKMMYF; from the exons ATGAGATCCCTCCTCGGATATCTGTGTGTCCTCTCCGCTCTCACAGCGACTG GTTTTTCCCTCCAATGCAAAGTTTGTGCGGGCAATAATTTTGGCTCCTGTACTGGAACAACCATGACGTGCCCTGCGGATAATGTTTGTGGAGGCAGTCGTGCATTAACCACAGCAA ATGGGATAACACTCACTGACATATTTACCATTAGTTGTGTGCCTAAAAATACTTGTAATACACCGGGGAGCATCAGCACTCCCAATATCAATATCAAGATGGGCACTTCCTGCTGTGAGACTGATAACTGTACTCCACCATCACCTACGT TACCTGGCAATACCTTTCAGCCAAACGGAGTGACGTGCCGAACGTGCACTTCTGCTAATTCTGACTGGTGTTACACGGAGGACACCATACAATGTATTGGAAATGAAAATATGTGTCTTCTCCAGACTAACAATATTTATG GTTCTTCCAAACTATCTACGGCTCTTCGGGGTTGTGCCACTAAAAGTATCTGTGATTTCGGCACAAAGTCCTCAACATCTGGTGGTGTGAATACGAAAGTGTCTTTTTCCTGTACCAGTGGAAGTTTTGCTCTGCGCAGTAGTCAGTTTGTATCTTCTGTTATTGCTATTGCAGTAGCTAAaatgatgtacttttga
- the LOC142107656 gene encoding phospholipase A2 inhibitor NAI-like, with protein sequence MGSLLGYLCVLSALTATGLSLTCKVCRGNDFDSCSGTNMTCPPDNVCGGSRALTTAHKLKLADVFTIGCVPKHQCNTLGSISTAYRNIKMGTSCCETDYCTPPSPTLPDDDFKPNGLTCQTCVSANSDWCYTDDTFQCIGNENMCILQSTNSYGSSKLSTALRGCATKSICDFGNQSSTSGGVNTKVSISCTSGSFALRSSQFVSSVIAIAVAKMMYF encoded by the exons atgggATCGCTCCTCGGATATCTGTGCGTCCTCTCCGCTCTCACAGCGACGG GTTTATCCCTCACATGCAAAGTTTGTAGAGGCAATGATTTTGACTCCTGTTCTGGAACAAACATGACGTGCCCTCCGGATAATGTTTGTGGAGGCAGTCGTGCATTAACCACAGCAC ATAAGCTGAAACTCGCTGACGTATTTACCATTGGTTGTGTGCCTAAACATCAATGTAATACATTGGGAAGTATCAGCACTGCCTATAGGAATATCAAGATGGGCACTTCCTGCTGTGAGACTGATTACTGCACTCCACCATCACCTACGT TACCTGACGATGACTTTAAGCCAAACGGACTGACATGTCAAACGTGCGTTTCTGCTAATTCTGACTGGTGTTACACAGACGACACCTTCCAATGTATTGGAAATGAAAATATGTGTATTCTGCAATCTACCAATAGTTATG GTTCCTCAAAACTATCTACGGCTCTTCGGGGTTGTGCCACTAAAAGTATCTGTGATTTCGGCAACCAGTCCTCAACATCAGGTGGTGTGAATACGAAAGTGTCTATTTCCTGTACCAGTGGAAGTTTTGCTCTGCGCAGTAGTCAGTTTGTATCTTCTGTTATTGCTATTGCAGTAGCTAAaatgatgtacttttga